The genomic interval CCACCCCTATCGCCCCCGTAagccccgccatcaccaccaataTCAATCCCAAAGCCCCCGCCCCTTTTgcatccaccccctccatctcctcgaaCACACCCTCCAACTGCCTCGCCATTTCCGTCTCCGCAAAattctccctcaccctcttcttcccctcctccaccatctccctcagctccccctcccccatccgcTCAACAACGCGCTCCATAACCTCCCTCCACAACTCGGGCTCCCCagccctcaaccaccccgtcctcccctcaacaacagTCTCCAACGGCCCCCCGCTATCCGCCGCCAAAACCGGCACCCCCCTCAGCATAGCCTCCAGCGGCACAATCCCAAAGtgctcctccctcggcgTATAAACCAGCAACTTTGCACTCTTCAATAAAATCTCCTTCAGCGCATTCGGCACCGACAGCAGAAACAagacatccacatcctctATGCTCGAGTTCAGCGCGCTGACCACCGTTTTGACAGTGGCAGACTTCAACCCCAGTTTCTCGCACAGGCTGACTAGATCAGCATGGTAAGAGACGTTCTCGTACACCCTCGCGTCATAACCCCCGGCAACGACAAGCTTTGATTTCTGTCGGGCGGgagcggggaggagggcgaacgcttggatggcgagggcgatGTTTTTTTTGCGTTCGAAGCGGTTGATACTCAAAATGATCGACTTCTCCGACTGCCCCCATTTAATCGGTTGGGTTTCTtcgtcgggggaggaggaggaggggagggaggtgttgatgcaGGGGTAGACTATTTTAAGCTGATCGGCTGGATAACCCGGCCAAGTCTTCGCAACGACCGACTTTGTGAAATTCGAGTTGACCGCCGTCGAGGTCGCAAAGCCCATGGACCATCGCTCCAGCGCATCAAACGGGATCCGATACAGTCTCTTGAACAGCGACGAGTTTCGGTTTTGGACGAGGAGCAAATCGGGGAAGTGGCAGTAAAAGAATATCGGTGTTTGTGGCCgcaagagggagaggaggggtacGCCGGCGGAGAGCTGGTCGATGAAGAAGCCCGAAGGGTTTATCTTGGAGAGTTCCGAGGTGAAGAGAGTAATAGACAAGATAAGGTGGATCTGGCGGAGGATGGCgcagaggatggagaagCGGCCGAggatggaaggggggatgaCGGTGTTGCCTCTTACGCGGACGTCGAGGGTTCCTGTTTACACATAACCATTATTAGCATCCTCTCAGTCCGGTAGATAGACGTAAGAGGAACGAACCATCCCTAGCCTCATCAAAACAATGCCCTGGATCGCAATGGCTAGTAAAAATCACCACCTTGCACCCTCTCTTCTGCAGCCCAACCGCCGCATCGACAACCAACCTCTCGGCGCCGCCTATCCCGAGGTCTGGATGTAGAAAGACAATCGTTTTCTGCTTTTTCTCTCCCACTTTCCCATCCCCTGTTTCATCTTTCGTTCCCTTCGCCATAGCCGCCTGCTAGTCTTGCCGTTGACAATTCTCTTTCGCGACAACAAAAGTTGCGACAAGGCTGTCTTAATAAACCAGCGAGTCCCGCTGACGTCGCACAGCCAGCCAACGTACCCAGGTCCTCCCGGCAGGCAAATTGCACTTCCTGAAAGAGGGCGGTCGACGTTTAGCTAAGCTTTTCCTTCCTTGGCAAGGATCTTATCATTATCTCTGATAAGATGAAATAGATaacacctcccctccacaaGCCTCACCTCTTACCTTGTCGTTGTCAGTGTGACTGTCACATGCCACCATTTCTCACACCTGTTCGATCACGAGACTACCACTCTGTACGCatttcccaacccccaaagtGGATATGGGCAAGGAAAGAGAGGGACCCAAAACACCTGCCTCAGGTCTCACCGCTCCCTCCCGTACCCGCTAGCTATGTCCCGACCCCCATTCCCGAGTCCCCACTCCCGACGACCGAaagcctctctctctcccggCCGGGCAGCCGGCTTCCGAATGTCACGCAACTAAAACCCGCCTCTTCTACAAGCCAACATCGCCACTCAGGCACCGTAAACCCAcccggcctcctctcccgtCTCGCCcagcagcccagcccagcctaGCCCAACCAGCCGGTTTGCCTGATCGGGGCCAACCCGCCCTTCAGTTTGTCGCACACTGTGCGAGACACCCTTCTCATGAGGAATAGTATGTGTAGCAGCCGTCTAACCCTAGCCCCATGCACGTAGGGGCTCCTCCTATGGAGCCAGCCAGCACATTGGGTCAGGGGGAGTCAGTCAGTCATCGTCAATCCTCTACTATGCCTCCGTTTCGGTCCGGGGTTCCTCCTACCGGTTACTATTCATGTATTATTCCTACCGCGTGTATCGCGGTAAAGACAGTAAGCAACACATGAATACGTGGCGTGCATATCACCatacccatcaccaacagccaaTAGTCAATCAAAGAGCATGAAACCACAAAAGGCGTGAATTCAACATTCCCCAACCCATCTACCCATGATCCATACCCCTGTCCCCTTTCCAAATCCAATGCATGAATGAGtaaaacaccacctccagaaAAGATAGAATCTAGTAacaaaacacccaaaacTACCACAACTGTGAATATCAATATTTATCTTCTTCTttcaataacaacaacaacaaccactaTATAAAAATAATCTCGCCCCCCTTGCCCTTCGCAGACCATACAGGGCAAGGGTTGTAAAAATATACACTGGaatcgaaaaaaaaaagccgaaaaaaaaacaggtATTGTAACAAAACTGAGCGGGTTTCAGTAATCAAGGATAAAAACACTCTCAATATCTTGATTGATTCTGATCGTTGTGCTTGTCATTTTGTTTCTGCCCTTGgacgaagaaaaagaaaaaaacgccCAATGTGcaattgttgttgtttgttgtaattgttgttgtgtgcTTGTCCCACCACCCATTTGTGCTTGTCCATTTGTCCCCGAtgcaagagaaaaaaaaaaccctgCTATGATTGAAAACCAGAGAGAGCACCTCTCTCACTCATCCCCCAATCATCTGTGTGGCCCATcgtccatcatcatcacccatccCTCTCATTCACTTCGTTCATCCCAATCAATGCAAACTCTCATCAAAGAAACTGCTTGTAAAACGCCCACACCCCCAATTTCCTTCCCAGAATAAAAAATTCTTTGCAAAAAAATGCTGGCAGTCTGTCTACAACAGGTCTAGTAAAAACACCCACGGGGCCCCGTGTAAATGCCATGATTGAACAACGCGTagacaagagaaaaaacaGATtcgaaaaaagaaaaactcGACCGCAATTTCCCTTGAAACAATCCATGTATCTTGCAACACGCCCGCTTGTAGTGACCGGCTCACTCGTCATCGACAATGATCTTCTTGGCAGTTTCGGTGCTGCCAATGCTGGCGTTGGTGTCTCTCCGGCGGGTGGTTACGATTAACCGGCCCACCGACTGATTCTCGCGAGGCGGGTGGCGCTTCTTCGATTTGGCCATGACCAGTCCCTCATCACTGTCACTGTCATCATCGTGATCGTGGTCAGCGTGGTGATTCCGCGATACTTGACGGCCTCGGCTGGTCTCCATGGCGCTGGCTGGACGGGCTCTCTCGTCTAGTCTGAGGTTAACGATATCCTTCCGGGTTTGGTCCTCGAGAGGGAATCCCAAGGCTGGCTCTTTCGAAAAGGCTGGCGGTGTGATTGTGTCGGTTGTGTCAATCACCGTGtgtccaccaacaaccccgggGTTGCCGAGGAATTCGCCTTCCAGGTCGGCTGAAACAGAGCTGGTGCTGCTAAGAAGAGCCGGCAAGGAAGGATCCGACTGGAAGGCAAGCATGTGCTCTGTAGCATCCTTGGCAGGCTGCGAGTTAATTCCATAGACTGGGCTCGCCGCCTCGCTGGGGCTTGTGAGAGGTGTCGTCAAGGCGCCAATGGAAGCCGAACTAGATGATTTCATCGTCACCACGGTCTCTCCTCGCGAAAGGGGCTCGGGGTGGAACACATCGTCCTCGGGCGATGGAGGACAAGGGATGAGGGCGGGGTCGACTTCGGCTATGGGAGGAGTAGGCTGGCGCAACGGGAACTGTGTCCTTGGAGACGGCTCCAACAGGGAAACCCGTCGCTGGCGTTGCTGTGGTGTCTTTACCTCGGGCAGGTCTTCCACACGGTGGGCCGTCTGCGGCCTCTCGCCAAGCTCTACAGCACACCGCTGTCTCTGAATGTTTGGGTCCGACTTTGGCTGGGGATAGTGATACCCTCCCAGCGCGCTCAGAATGGGAGACTGAGCAACACGTTCACGGTCCAGGTCTCTGGCAACCTCAACCGAGCGGGAGGTGAGCGGCTTCTGTGTGAAAGTCATGTTTCCTGGGGCCATAGCCGTGCTCAACGAGACCTTTGGTTCGGCGCGCTTATCGGTGCTAGCGAAAAGCCCCCGATCCACAGATCTTGCCCGGCCCAGATCGTCGGTAATGGGACGGATGTCCCGGGCTTTGCGCAAGGCGCTGCTGGGATCCTCGGTCGCAGGATCAAACAATGGGGTTGGCGGCATTGTCCGTATCTCACCGGGCCCGGGAGTAAGGCTGAGGAAGGCGTTGTTGACAGATCGAGAGGGACCATGACGAGGTAGTGATCTGTAAggtgaggccgaggccgacgCAAGCCACCGTTCGTCGCGAGCACTGAGATTATTAGTCACGAGCTCGAGTACCTGGCGGGGCGTAGGTTCGCGATGCGGCTCCGTGGGGGGGCTTTTAAGCGGACTGGCCACCACGCTTTGCGTTAGGGGGTGCTCGCTCTGGGGCTGAGTCTGTGGCGTCGAGTTGGTGAAATAATCATCTGGACGAATGCTTTTGCGACGTCCTTCTCGCAGATGGGGTGTGATTGGGCTGTCGCCCGCAGAGCTTGCGGCGCTGCTCGTAGCCCGCCTGCGTGAAGAGACGCTCTCCGCTCGGTCTTGACGATGCATCACCTTTCCGACAGCCCTCTTGACAGCCGATCTGGCGCGCTCGAGCAATGTCAGGGGAACCACGGCACGAGCTACTTCCTTCTCGTCAACCTGAATTTTGCGTCCAGATGTGCGTCGAGACGGATCGGTATCATCGAGCCACGCCAGGATATTGGGAATGCCGTGAAGCACCCATGGATGCCGTTTCACATCACGAAGGCGAATTCTCTTCTCGGGATTCTTGGTGAGCATCTTCCTAAGCAAGTCGATAAGCTCCcgatccacctcctcataTTGAAGTACATCGTCATCGCGGTATGGCGGTCTGTTGATTCTCGTATATAGCGATCTCTCATCGGGCTTGGTAGCTGGGTCAACTGGGGCGAGTCGCCGAGCGGGAATGTAGACCTCTTCCGTGGCAATCTTTCGGAACATTTGCCATTCGTCTTCGGCCAGGAATGGAATGCGAGCATAGATGAGGCAGTAGAGTGTGACACCCAGTGACCACACATCAATCTGCTCCGTCACCTTGGGCTGCGGAGCTCCCGGCTTGTCGTCATACGCATCTGTGTAGCAAAGCTCGGGCGCAAAGAAGGCGGGTGTGCCCACCGTCTTGGCAAGctcgaggtcgtcgtcgaaATCGTGGGCTTCGGACTCGGATACCGCATCGTCTGGTTCACCATCGCGGACAGGTCGGCCAAAGTATGAAACGCCAAAGTCGGAAATCTTGACACGGTGGTCCTTGGTCCACAGCAGATTCGCTGGCTTGATGTCTCGGTGCACGACACCCTCGTAGTGAAGATACTCCAAGCCTAGAACGGTGTCGCGGAAGGTGTTTCTCGCTTGCTCAATGGTGAAGCACGGTACGTAGGAATAATCGTCCACGTAGGGATCATGTACTCTGTTATAGTCAATCGAAGACATGTGCGAAATGATGGAATCGGCCATGCTCGGTGATCGCCCACGGAAGGCTGGATCGTCTGGATAGGCGCCATACATGGTCCCGTCGAGTGCCGTTGCCGACATGGGGTTGGAGCGGATCGCCCCCGGTGTCTCGAGATCGTCCTCGTTGCAAATCATCGACGCCGTTTCCAAGTCGAAGGGCTCGGGGGTTCCGGTGCGAGATGCTACGTTCAGACTAGCGAGTCTAGTTCCCGAAGGAGCTCGAGACGTCAATTTTGATCCACCAAAGGAGTCCGGGCTTGATGGCACGTGGCCAGCATAGCCTTCTGGCATGTCCTTGCCGAGTGATTGTGGGAAATATTCcatgtcgtcttcgtcaacACCATACTCGAGGCTCCAGTAATCGGCTGGATTGGCTTGTGATCGAGAGTGCTGTCTCGCCCGCTTCGCATTCTTCAACGCCTGACGTTGTTCCAAGATGTGTTCGTaatgctcctcctcaggcGTGGGTTTCTCGCCGCGCTGCTCTCGCTCGACGCGCCGGCGCTCGAATGCGCAGATATGCGGTAgacccttcttcctccataCGACCTCGCCGAGTTCGACGTGCTCCAAGACCATGTAAATCTTCTTCAGTACGGGATCGTCAATGATTTCGAGCAGGGCGACAACATTCGGGTGCCGAATCtttttgaggatggcgatttccttcttgctcttgtccTGAGTCGACATGGCGGTGACCTTTCCTAGCCGCCTCTTCTTGGAAAAGCGTGGGATGATCTTGATGGCGACATAGTCCTGTGTCTCGATATTCCTCGCcagcttgaccttgccgtGCATGCCACGGCCAAGCTCCTCAATGATTTCGTAGTTGTTGACATACTTTCGGCCCGTTGTTTCATCGTG from Podospora pseudoanserina strain CBS 124.78 chromosome 6, whole genome shotgun sequence carries:
- the ALG2 gene encoding Alpha-1,3-mannosyltransferase-like protein (CAZy:GT4; COG:M; EggNog:ENOG503NW8K) — encoded protein: MAKGTKDETGDGKVGEKKQKTIVFLHPDLGIGGAERLVVDAAVGLQKRGCKVVIFTSHCDPGHCFDEARDGTLDVRVRGNTVIPPSILGRFSILCAILRQIHLILSITLFTSELSKINPSGFFIDQLSAGVPLLSLLRPQTPIFFYCHFPDLLLVQNRNSSLFKRLYRIPFDALERWSMGFATSTAVNSNFTKSVVAKTWPGYPADQLKIVYPCINTSLPSSSSPDEETQPIKWGQSEKSIILSINRFERKKNIALAIQAFALLPAPARQKSKLVVAGGYDARVYENVSYHADLVSLCEKLGLKSATVKTVVSALNSSIEDVDVLFLLSVPNALKEILLKSAKLLVYTPREEHFGIVPLEAMLRGVMERVVERMGEGELREMVEEGKKRVRENFAETEMARQLEGVFEEMEGVDAKGAGALGLILVVMAGLTGAIGVGIGLWLVRTPVVKL
- a CDS encoding hypothetical protein (COG:T; EggNog:ENOG503NTWD); amino-acid sequence: MEPQQPHRPHHRPSYPQLHNLFHPLPPNIPHRTASSTPVSSPGLFSPNQPRPNMSLPQSQVGSESTTPGGLNSPYLHPLQSHKVRETHKANVEHDETTGRKYVNNYEIIEELGRGMHGKVKLARNIETQDYVAIKIIPRFSKKRRLGKVTAMSTQDKSKKEIAILKKIRHPNVVALLEIIDDPVLKKIYMVLEHVELGEVVWRKKGLPHICAFERRRVEREQRGEKPTPEEEHYEHILEQRQALKNAKRARQHSRSQANPADYWSLEYGVDEDDMEYFPQSLGKDMPEGYAGHVPSSPDSFGGSKLTSRAPSGTRLASLNVASRTGTPEPFDLETASMICNEDDLETPGAIRSNPMSATALDGTMYGAYPDDPAFRGRSPSMADSIISHMSSIDYNRVHDPYVDDYSYVPCFTIEQARNTFRDTVLGLEYLHYEGVVHRDIKPANLLWTKDHRVKISDFGVSYFGRPVRDGEPDDAVSESEAHDFDDDLELAKTVGTPAFFAPELCYTDAYDDKPGAPQPKVTEQIDVWSLGVTLYCLIYARIPFLAEDEWQMFRKIATEEVYIPARRLAPVDPATKPDERSLYTRINRPPYRDDDVLQYEEVDRELIDLLRKMLTKNPEKRIRLRDVKRHPWVLHGIPNILAWLDDTDPSRRTSGRKIQVDEKEVARAVVPLTLLERARSAVKRAVGKVMHRQDRAESVSSRRRATSSAASSAGDSPITPHLREGRRKSIRPDDYFTNSTPQTQPQSEHPLTQSVVASPLKSPPTEPHREPTPRQVLELVTNNLSARDERWLASASASPYRSLPRHGPSRSVNNAFLSLTPGPGEIRTMPPTPLFDPATEDPSSALRKARDIRPITDDLGRARSVDRGLFASTDKRAEPKVSLSTAMAPGNMTFTQKPLTSRSVEVARDLDRERVAQSPILSALGGYHYPQPKSDPNIQRQRCAVELGERPQTAHRVEDLPEVKTPQQRQRRVSLLEPSPRTQFPLRQPTPPIAEVDPALIPCPPSPEDDVFHPEPLSRGETVVTMKSSSSASIGALTTPLTSPSEAASPVYGINSQPAKDATEHMLAFQSDPSLPALLSSTSSVSADLEGEFLGNPGVVGGHTVIDTTDTITPPAFSKEPALGFPLEDQTRKDIVNLRLDERARPASAMETSRGRQVSRNHHADHDHDDDSDSDEGLVMAKSKKRHPPRENQSVGRLIVTTRRRDTNASIGSTETAKKIIVDDE